In a genomic window of Pseudomonas putida:
- the petA gene encoding ubiquinol-cytochrome c reductase iron-sulfur subunit, with protein sequence MSNDGVNAGRRRFLVAATSVVGAAGAVGAAVPFVGSWFPSAKAKAAGAPVKVNVSKVEPGQQMIAEWRGQPVFIVRRTPEILGNLKKIEGQLSDPTSKNSTQPTYVDPETRSIKPEVLLLIGICTHLGCSPTFRPEVAPADLGKDWVGGYFCPCHGSHYDLAGRVYKAQPAPLNLPVPPHSYETDEIIVIGVDKENA encoded by the coding sequence ATGAGCAATGACGGCGTGAATGCAGGCCGGCGTCGCTTCTTGGTAGCAGCCACATCCGTGGTGGGTGCTGCAGGAGCGGTGGGGGCTGCGGTCCCGTTCGTGGGGTCATGGTTTCCCAGTGCCAAGGCGAAAGCCGCAGGGGCACCGGTGAAAGTGAATGTCAGCAAAGTCGAGCCAGGCCAGCAGATGATTGCTGAATGGCGTGGCCAGCCGGTATTCATCGTCCGCCGTACACCGGAAATCCTGGGGAATCTGAAGAAGATCGAGGGTCAACTGTCTGATCCTACCTCCAAGAACTCGACTCAACCGACCTATGTTGATCCGGAAACCCGTTCGATCAAACCTGAGGTTCTGCTGCTGATCGGTATCTGCACGCACCTGGGTTGCTCGCCGACATTCCGTCCCGAAGTCGCCCCCGCAGATCTGGGCAAGGACTGGGTAGGTGGTTATTTCTGCCCCTGCCACGGCTCCCACTACGACCTGGCTGGCCGCGTCTACAAGGCACAACCCGCGCCTTTGAACCTGCCAGTTCCCCCGCATTCCTATGAGACCGATGAAATCATTGTCATTGGTGTCGATAAGGAGAACGCGTGA
- a CDS encoding NADP(H)-dependent aldo-keto reductase, which yields MEYRQLGRTNLNVSALCLGTMTWGEQNSEAEAFAQIERAKSAGINFIDTAEMYPVPPKAETYATTERYIGNYFKSRGDRADWILASKIAGPGNTIDYIRDKNLRHNRQHITEAVDGSLKRLQTDYIDLYQLHWPERSTNFFGQLGYKHKIEANLTPLEDTLEALDEQVKAGKIRHIGLSNETPWGTMRFLALAEARGWPRAVSIQNPYNLLNRSFEVGLAEIAIREQCGLLAYSPLAFGFLSGKYEGGARPPKGRLSLYSRFSRYFNPQSEAACSRYVALAREHGLDPAQMALAFVTQQPFVTSNIIGATTLEQLDSNIASFDLKLSDEVLEGIEAIHKDHPNPAP from the coding sequence ATGGAGTATCGCCAGTTAGGCCGGACCAACCTGAACGTGAGTGCACTCTGCCTCGGCACCATGACCTGGGGCGAGCAAAACAGCGAAGCTGAAGCCTTCGCCCAGATTGAGCGGGCCAAGAGCGCCGGGATCAATTTCATCGATACCGCCGAGATGTACCCGGTGCCACCCAAGGCCGAAACCTACGCCACCACCGAACGCTACATCGGCAATTACTTCAAGAGCCGCGGCGATCGCGCCGACTGGATACTGGCCAGCAAGATCGCCGGCCCCGGCAACACCATCGACTACATCCGCGACAAGAACCTGCGCCACAACCGCCAGCACATCACCGAAGCCGTGGATGGCAGCCTCAAGCGCCTGCAGACCGACTACATCGACCTCTACCAACTGCACTGGCCCGAGCGCAGCACCAATTTCTTCGGACAACTGGGCTACAAGCACAAGATCGAAGCCAACCTGACACCACTGGAAGACACCCTCGAAGCGCTCGATGAGCAGGTCAAGGCCGGCAAGATCCGCCACATCGGCCTGTCCAACGAAACGCCGTGGGGCACCATGCGCTTCCTCGCCCTGGCCGAAGCCCGTGGCTGGCCGCGCGCGGTATCGATCCAGAACCCCTATAACCTGCTCAATCGCAGCTTCGAAGTCGGCCTGGCGGAAATCGCCATTCGCGAACAATGCGGATTGCTCGCCTATTCGCCGCTGGCGTTCGGTTTTCTGTCAGGCAAGTACGAAGGTGGTGCCCGTCCACCGAAAGGCCGCCTGAGCCTCTACAGCCGCTTCAGCCGCTATTTCAACCCGCAGTCGGAAGCAGCGTGCAGCCGCTACGTGGCGCTGGCGCGCGAGCACGGCCTTGATCCGGCACAAATGGCCTTGGCCTTCGTGACGCAGCAGCCGTTCGTCACCAGCAACATCATCGGCGCGACAACGCTGGAGCAACTGGACAGCAACATTGCCAGTTTTGATCTGAAACTGTCGGATGAAGTGCTGGAAGGGATCGAGGCGATTCACAAGGATCATCCGAATCCTGCGCCTTGA
- the zapE gene encoding cell division protein ZapE: MTPLERYQADLKRPEFFHDAAQETAVRHLQRLYDDLVAAEQNKPGLLGKLFGKKDQTPVKGLYFWGGVGRGKTYLVDTFFEALPFKEKTRTHFHRFMKRVHEEMKTLGGEKNPLTIIAKRFAAETRVICFDEFFVSDITDAMILGTLMEELFKNGVSLVATSNIVPDGLYKDGLQRARFLPAIALIKQHTDIVNVDSGVDYRLRHLEQAELFHFPLDEAAHESLRKSFRALTPECTAAVENDVLMIENREIRALRTCDDVAWFDFRELCDGPRSQNDYIELGKIFHAVLLSGVEQMSVTTDDIARRFINMVDEFYDRNVKLIISAEVELKDLYTGGRLTFEFQRTLSRLLEMQSHEFLSRAHKP, from the coding sequence ATGACGCCCCTAGAACGATATCAAGCTGATCTGAAACGCCCGGAGTTCTTCCATGACGCTGCGCAGGAAACGGCTGTGCGTCATTTGCAGCGCCTGTACGACGATCTGGTCGCGGCCGAGCAGAACAAACCAGGCCTGCTGGGCAAACTGTTTGGCAAGAAGGATCAGACGCCGGTCAAGGGCCTGTATTTCTGGGGCGGCGTAGGTCGCGGCAAGACTTACCTGGTCGACACCTTCTTTGAGGCGCTGCCGTTCAAGGAAAAGACCCGTACACACTTCCACCGCTTCATGAAGCGCGTGCACGAAGAAATGAAAACCCTGGGCGGCGAGAAAAACCCGCTGACCATCATCGCCAAGCGTTTCGCCGCCGAGACCCGGGTGATCTGTTTCGATGAGTTCTTCGTTTCCGACATCACCGACGCCATGATCCTTGGCACCCTGATGGAAGAGCTGTTCAAGAACGGCGTGAGCCTGGTCGCGACTTCGAACATCGTGCCGGACGGCTTGTACAAGGACGGCCTGCAACGTGCGCGTTTCCTGCCGGCCATCGCGCTGATCAAGCAGCACACCGATATCGTCAACGTCGACAGTGGCGTCGATTACCGTCTGCGCCATCTCGAACAAGCGGAACTGTTCCACTTCCCGCTGGACGAAGCCGCCCACGAAAGCCTGCGCAAGAGTTTCCGTGCGCTGACGCCGGAATGCACTGCAGCAGTCGAGAACGACGTGCTGATGATCGAAAACCGCGAAATCCGCGCCCTGCGCACCTGTGATGACGTGGCCTGGTTCGACTTCCGCGAACTGTGCGATGGCCCACGCAGCCAGAACGACTACATCGAACTGGGCAAGATCTTCCACGCCGTGTTGCTTAGCGGTGTCGAGCAGATGAGCGTCACCACCGACGACATCGCCCGTCGTTTCATCAACATGGTCGACGAGTTCTACGACCGTAACGTGAAACTGATCATTTCTGCCGAAGTAGAGCTCAAAGACCTCTACACCGGTGGCCGCCTGACGTTCGAGTTCCAGCGCACCCTCAGCCGCCTGCTGGAAATGCAATCCCACGAATTCCTGTCTCGGGCGCATAAGCCGTAG
- a CDS encoding YhcB family protein, translating into MEHSLLVWLLPTLALVVGVAIGFLIARLAPNAAPSSTQRQLDDIQERFDSYQNEVVTHFNSTATLVKKLTQSYQEVQDHLAEGANRLALDEQTRQRLLASLHADATQAPRERLTPPRSQEPPRDYAPKAPNAPGMLDEHYGLKK; encoded by the coding sequence GTGGAACACTCGCTCTTAGTTTGGTTGTTGCCGACTCTTGCCCTGGTTGTGGGTGTCGCCATTGGATTCCTGATCGCTCGCCTTGCGCCGAATGCCGCGCCTAGCAGCACGCAACGTCAGCTGGACGATATTCAGGAACGCTTCGACAGTTATCAGAACGAAGTGGTGACCCACTTCAACAGCACTGCGACACTGGTCAAGAAACTGACTCAGAGCTATCAGGAAGTGCAGGATCATCTCGCCGAGGGCGCCAACCGCCTGGCCCTGGACGAGCAGACCCGCCAACGCTTGCTGGCCTCCCTGCACGCCGATGCGACGCAGGCTCCACGGGAACGCCTGACGCCACCGCGCAGTCAGGAACCACCGCGCGACTACGCACCTAAAGCCCCGAACGCCCCGGGCATGCTCGATGAGCATTATGGTCTGAAGAAGTAA
- a CDS encoding OmpA family protein has translation MFTTRRLIIVATAVALLSGCASPNPYDGSQGQADGGSQGMSKTAKYGGLGALAGALAGAAINHDNRGKGALIGAAVVGASAAGYGYYADQQEKKLRASMANTGVEVQRQGDQIKLIMPGNITFATDSANIAPSFYQPLNNLAGSLKEFNQNQIEIVGYTDSTGSRQHNMDLSQRRAQSVATYLTSQGVSGTNLSARGAGPDSPVASNADVNGRAQNRRVEVNLKAIPGQQYGAQQQGNVQQYP, from the coding sequence ATGTTCACCACCCGTCGTTTGATTATTGTTGCTACTGCCGTGGCGCTGTTGTCCGGTTGTGCATCGCCCAACCCATATGACGGAAGTCAGGGGCAGGCTGATGGTGGCTCGCAAGGCATGAGCAAAACCGCCAAGTACGGTGGCCTCGGTGCCTTGGCCGGTGCACTGGCCGGTGCCGCCATCAACCACGATAACCGTGGCAAGGGCGCGCTGATCGGTGCCGCAGTGGTCGGTGCTTCCGCCGCCGGTTACGGCTACTACGCTGACCAGCAGGAGAAGAAACTGCGCGCCAGCATGGCCAACACCGGCGTTGAAGTGCAGCGCCAGGGCGATCAGATCAAGCTGATCATGCCGGGCAACATCACTTTCGCCACCGATTCGGCGAACATCGCTCCAAGCTTCTACCAGCCGCTGAACAACCTGGCCGGCTCGCTGAAGGAATTCAACCAGAACCAGATCGAAATCGTCGGCTACACCGACAGCACCGGCAGCCGCCAGCACAACATGGACCTGTCCCAGCGTCGGGCCCAGAGCGTCGCGACTTACCTGACCTCGCAAGGTGTGAGTGGCACCAACCTGAGCGCCCGTGGCGCCGGTCCGGATAGCCCGGTTGCCAGCAACGCCGACGTCAATGGCCGTGCACAGAACCGTCGTGTAGAGGTCAACCTCAAGGCGATTCCGGGGCAGCAGTATGGTGCCCAGCAGCAGGGCAACGTTCAGCAATACCCATAA
- a CDS encoding alpha/beta hydrolase: MRETPVVIDGPVGQLEALYLDNEQPRGIALICHPNPVQGGTMLNKVVSTLQRTARDAGLITLRFNYRGVGASEGTHDMGTGEVDDAQAAAAWFRQKHPDLPLTLFGFSFGGFVAASLGGRLEARGEQIKHLFMVAPAVMRLGDQDQLPQQGELTLIQPETDEVIDPQVVYDWSEQLERPHELLKVAECGHFFHGKLTDLKDLILPRLSN, from the coding sequence ATGCGTGAAACCCCTGTAGTGATTGATGGCCCTGTTGGGCAGCTGGAAGCCCTCTATCTGGATAACGAGCAACCGCGCGGTATTGCGCTGATCTGCCACCCGAACCCGGTGCAGGGCGGCACCATGCTCAATAAAGTGGTCTCGACCCTGCAGCGTACCGCCCGCGATGCCGGCCTGATCACCCTGCGCTTCAACTACCGTGGCGTCGGCGCCAGCGAAGGCACTCATGACATGGGCACGGGCGAAGTCGACGATGCCCAGGCCGCAGCGGCATGGTTTCGGCAAAAGCACCCGGATCTGCCCCTGACCCTGTTCGGCTTCTCCTTCGGCGGTTTTGTCGCCGCCAGCCTCGGCGGACGCCTGGAAGCCAGAGGCGAGCAGATCAAGCACCTGTTCATGGTCGCACCAGCGGTCATGCGCCTGGGCGATCAGGATCAACTGCCGCAGCAGGGCGAACTGACCCTGATTCAGCCGGAAACCGACGAAGTCATCGACCCGCAAGTCGTCTACGACTGGTCCGAACAACTGGAACGTCCCCATGAGCTGCTGAAAGTGGCAGAATGCGGGCACTTCTTTCATGGCAAGCTGACCGATCTCAAGGATCTTATCCTGCCGCGTCTTTCGAATTGA
- a CDS encoding GlxA family transcriptional regulator yields the protein MQAKDFFHLASLRYGKQLGHGLVPAFETRLVSPDGKPVQSFSNVLMPVDGGLENADIIVIPAFWDDFENLCQRYPQVLPWLRQQHARGAVLVGEATGVFWLAEAGLLDGKEATTYWRFFNAFAERFPRVYLNQDKHLTDADNLYCAGGTTSACDLYIYLIERFCGANVSQAVARDILYEVQRSYSPGRIGFGGQKLHQDVIILQIQHWLEEHFADKFRFEDVAREHGMSIRNFMRRFQTATGDKPLHYLQRLRIETAKGLLSGSRKSIKTISYEVGYDDASFFARLFRQHTELSPNQYRQQFQQAA from the coding sequence ATGCAAGCCAAGGATTTCTTCCACCTCGCCAGTCTGCGCTACGGCAAACAGCTGGGCCACGGCCTGGTACCGGCCTTCGAAACCCGCCTGGTCAGCCCCGACGGCAAACCTGTGCAAAGTTTCAGCAATGTGCTCATGCCAGTGGACGGCGGGCTGGAAAATGCCGACATCATCGTCATTCCCGCATTCTGGGACGACTTCGAAAACCTCTGCCAACGCTACCCTCAAGTCCTGCCCTGGCTGCGCCAGCAACATGCACGCGGCGCCGTACTCGTTGGCGAGGCCACCGGAGTCTTCTGGCTGGCCGAGGCCGGGTTGCTCGACGGCAAGGAAGCGACCACTTACTGGCGCTTCTTCAATGCCTTCGCCGAACGCTTCCCGCGGGTCTACCTCAACCAGGACAAGCACCTGACCGACGCCGATAACCTCTACTGCGCGGGCGGCACCACCTCGGCATGCGACCTGTACATCTACCTGATCGAACGCTTCTGCGGCGCCAATGTGTCCCAGGCAGTGGCCCGGGACATTCTCTACGAGGTGCAGCGCAGCTACTCGCCAGGAAGAATCGGCTTCGGCGGCCAGAAACTGCATCAGGACGTGATCATCCTGCAGATCCAGCACTGGCTCGAAGAGCACTTCGCCGACAAATTCCGCTTCGAAGACGTCGCCCGCGAGCACGGCATGAGCATCCGCAACTTCATGCGCCGCTTCCAGACCGCCACCGGCGACAAGCCGCTGCACTACCTGCAACGCCTGCGCATCGAAACCGCCAAGGGCCTGCTGTCCGGCAGCCGCAAGAGCATCAAGACCATCAGCTATGAAGTTGGCTACGACGACGCCAGCTTCTTTGCCCGACTGTTCCGGCAGCACACTGAGTTGTCGCCGAACCAGTATCGGCAGCAGTTTCAGCAAGCGGCGTAG
- a CDS encoding acyl-CoA dehydrogenase family protein, whose translation MIPRTLFSSEHELFRDSVRTFLEKEAVPFHGQWEKQGYIDRKLWNKAGEAGMLCSHLPEEYGGLGADFLYSAVVIEEVGRLGLTGIGFSLHSDIVAPYILHYGSEMLKQKYLPKLVSGEMVSAIAMTEPGAGSDLQGVKTTAVLDGDEYVINGSKTFITNGYLADLVIVVAKTDPKAGAKGTSLFLVEADTPGFDKGKRLEKVGMKAQDTSELFFQDVRVPKENLLGQAGMGFAYLMQELPQERLTVAIGGLASAEAALEWTLDYTRERKAFGKSIADFQNTRFKLAEMATEIQIGRVFVDRCMELHLQGKLDVPTAAMAKYWGTDLQCKVLDECVQLHGGYGFMWEYPVARAWADARVQRIYAGTNEIMKEIIARSL comes from the coding sequence ATGATTCCCAGAACCTTGTTCAGTTCCGAGCACGAACTCTTCCGTGACAGCGTGCGAACCTTTCTGGAAAAAGAGGCGGTGCCGTTCCATGGGCAATGGGAAAAACAGGGCTATATCGACCGCAAACTCTGGAACAAGGCGGGGGAGGCGGGGATGTTGTGCTCGCATCTGCCGGAAGAGTACGGCGGCTTGGGGGCGGACTTTCTTTACAGTGCGGTGGTGATCGAAGAAGTGGGGCGGCTGGGGCTGACCGGCATCGGTTTCTCCCTGCATTCGGACATCGTGGCGCCGTACATCCTGCATTACGGCAGTGAAATGCTGAAACAAAAATACCTGCCGAAACTGGTTTCCGGGGAGATGGTCAGCGCTATCGCCATGACCGAGCCGGGCGCCGGTTCGGACCTGCAAGGGGTCAAGACCACGGCAGTGCTGGACGGCGACGAATATGTGATCAACGGCTCGAAAACCTTCATCACCAACGGTTATCTCGCTGACCTGGTGATTGTCGTGGCCAAGACTGATCCGAAGGCGGGCGCGAAGGGCACCAGCCTGTTTCTGGTGGAAGCCGATACGCCGGGCTTCGACAAGGGCAAGCGCCTGGAGAAGGTTGGCATGAAGGCTCAGGATACATCGGAGCTGTTTTTCCAGGATGTCCGGGTGCCCAAGGAAAATCTGTTGGGGCAGGCAGGGATGGGTTTTGCCTATCTGATGCAGGAATTGCCGCAGGAGCGTCTGACCGTGGCGATTGGTGGGCTGGCGTCAGCCGAAGCGGCGCTGGAGTGGACGCTGGATTACACCCGTGAGCGCAAGGCGTTCGGCAAATCGATTGCCGACTTCCAGAACACGCGATTCAAGCTGGCGGAGATGGCGACTGAAATCCAGATCGGCCGGGTCTTCGTCGACCGCTGCATGGAACTGCATCTGCAAGGCAAGCTCGACGTGCCCACGGCGGCGATGGCCAAGTACTGGGGAACCGACCTGCAATGCAAGGTTCTCGATGAGTGCGTGCAGTTGCATGGCGGATACGGCTTCATGTGGGAATACCCGGTCGCCCGGGCGTGGGCGGATGCGCGGGTGCAGCGGATCTATGCCGGGACCAATGAGATCATGAAGGAGATTATTGCGCGGTCGCTTTGA
- a CDS encoding MBL fold metallo-hydrolase — protein sequence MSQQPSLIRETFPVGPLQCNCTIIGDPLTKKAIVVDPGGNHELILARLEALGLKLVSIIHTHAHLDHFLASGQLKEKTGATLHLHKEDQFLWDNLEMQCQMFGVPYTPVPSPDRWLADDEELACGCGVALHTPGHTPGSMSFWFSEAKLLIAGDTLFRRGVGRTDLWGGDQGTIVRSIKQRLYTLDEEAIVVAGHGPDTRLGDEMRENPFVRA from the coding sequence ATGTCCCAGCAACCTTCCCTTATCCGAGAAACCTTCCCCGTCGGCCCGTTGCAGTGCAACTGCACGATCATCGGCGATCCGCTCACGAAAAAGGCCATCGTCGTTGATCCGGGCGGCAATCACGAACTGATCCTTGCCCGGCTTGAAGCACTGGGCCTGAAGCTGGTCAGCATCATCCACACCCACGCGCATCTCGATCACTTCCTGGCTTCCGGTCAGTTGAAGGAGAAAACCGGCGCAACCCTGCATTTGCACAAGGAAGATCAGTTCCTCTGGGACAATCTGGAAATGCAATGCCAGATGTTCGGCGTGCCCTACACGCCAGTGCCATCACCGGATCGCTGGTTGGCCGACGATGAAGAACTGGCTTGTGGCTGCGGCGTTGCCCTGCACACGCCAGGGCATACGCCGGGTTCCATGAGCTTCTGGTTTTCGGAAGCTAAACTGCTGATTGCCGGCGACACCTTGTTCCGTCGCGGAGTCGGGCGTACGGATTTGTGGGGTGGCGATCAGGGGACGATCGTGCGTTCGATCAAGCAGCGCCTGTATACCCTCGATGAGGAGGCAATCGTGGTGGCCGGGCATGGCCCTGACACCCGCTTGGGCGATGAAATGCGTGAGAACCCGTTCGTTCGGGCCTGA
- the rplM gene encoding 50S ribosomal protein L13 yields MKTFTAKPETVKRDWFVVDAAGQTLGRLATEIASRLRGKHKPEYTPHVDTGDYIVVINAEQIRVTGAKTSDKMYYSHSGFPGGIKSINFEKLIAKAPERVIETAVKGMLPKNPLGRDMYRKLKVYAGAAHPHTAQQPQELKI; encoded by the coding sequence ATGAAAACTTTTACTGCTAAACCGGAAACAGTAAAGCGCGACTGGTTTGTCGTCGACGCTGCTGGTCAGACCCTGGGTCGTCTGGCCACCGAAATCGCCAGCCGTCTGCGTGGCAAGCACAAGCCTGAGTACACTCCTCACGTTGACACCGGCGACTACATCGTCGTGATCAATGCCGAGCAGATCCGTGTTACTGGCGCTAAAACCAGCGACAAAATGTACTACTCCCACTCCGGTTTCCCGGGCGGCATCAAGTCGATCAACTTTGAAAAGCTGATCGCCAAGGCCCCTGAGCGCGTGATCGAGACCGCGGTGAAAGGCATGCTGCCTAAGAACCCGCTGGGTCGCGACATGTACCGTAAGCTGAAAGTCTATGCGGGCGCTGCACACCCTCATACTGCTCAGCAGCCCCAAGAACTGAAGATTTAA
- a CDS encoding tryptophan--tRNA ligase: MTTRTRILTGITTTGTPHLGNYAGAIRPAIVASRDSNADSFYFLADYHALIKCDDPLRIQRSRLEIAATWLAGGLDVDRVTFYRQSDIPEIPELTWLLTCVAAKGLLNRAHAYKASVDKNVETGEDPDAGITMGLYSYPVLMAADILMFNAHKVPVGRDQIQHVEMARDIGQRFNHLFGQGKEFFTMPEALIEESVATLPGLDGRKMSKSYDNTIPLFSSAKEMKDAISRIVTDSRAPGEAKDPDNSHLFTLFQAFATPAQADEFRSELLQGLGWGEAKNRLFQLLDNELGESRERYQQLIERPADLEDILQHGAKKARAVATPFLHELREAVGLRSFVAQTQVAATTKKKAAKAARFVSFREDDGSFRFRLLAADGEQLLLSRNFADGKTAGQVTKQLQSGQPLDVRSEDLSFSVWLEGECVGDSPAFADSAARDGAIDALRIALTPIQE, translated from the coding sequence ATGACGACTCGTACCCGTATCCTCACCGGCATTACCACCACCGGCACGCCGCACCTGGGCAACTACGCTGGCGCCATCCGCCCGGCGATCGTCGCCAGCCGTGACAGCAATGCCGATTCGTTCTACTTCCTGGCCGACTATCACGCCCTGATCAAATGCGATGACCCGCTGCGCATTCAGCGTTCGCGTCTGGAAATCGCCGCGACCTGGCTGGCCGGTGGCCTGGATGTGGATCGCGTGACCTTCTACCGCCAGTCCGACATCCCGGAGATTCCCGAGCTGACCTGGCTGCTGACCTGCGTCGCCGCCAAGGGCCTGCTCAACCGCGCCCACGCCTACAAGGCTTCGGTGGACAAGAACGTCGAGACCGGTGAAGACCCGGATGCCGGTATCACCATGGGCCTGTACAGCTACCCGGTGCTGATGGCCGCGGACATTCTGATGTTCAACGCGCACAAGGTGCCGGTCGGTCGCGACCAGATCCAGCACGTGGAAATGGCCCGTGACATCGGTCAACGCTTCAATCACCTGTTCGGCCAGGGCAAGGAGTTCTTCACCATGCCCGAGGCGCTGATCGAGGAAAGTGTGGCGACGTTGCCGGGCCTCGACGGTCGCAAGATGTCGAAGAGCTACGACAACACCATCCCGCTGTTCAGCAGCGCCAAAGAGATGAAGGACGCGATTTCGCGGATCGTCACCGACTCCCGTGCCCCGGGCGAAGCGAAAGATCCAGACAATTCGCACCTGTTCACCCTGTTCCAGGCCTTTGCTACCCCCGCGCAAGCCGACGAGTTCCGTAGCGAACTGCTGCAGGGCCTGGGTTGGGGCGAGGCGAAGAACCGCCTGTTCCAGTTGCTGGACAACGAACTGGGCGAGTCCCGTGAGCGTTATCAACAACTGATCGAGCGCCCGGCGGACCTGGAAGACATCCTGCAGCACGGTGCGAAAAAGGCCCGTGCGGTGGCGACGCCGTTCCTTCACGAGCTGCGTGAAGCGGTGGGCTTGCGCTCCTTCGTCGCTCAGACACAAGTGGCGGCGACCACCAAGAAGAAAGCTGCGAAAGCCGCGCGTTTCGTCAGCTTCCGCGAAGACGACGGCAGCTTCCGCTTCCGCCTGCTGGCAGCCGATGGTGAACAACTGCTGCTATCGCGCAACTTCGCTGACGGTAAAACCGCCGGGCAGGTGACCAAGCAACTGCAATCGGGCCAGCCATTGGACGTGCGTAGCGAAGACTTGAGCTTCAGCGTCTGGCTGGAAGGCGAGTGCGTCGGCGATAGCCCGGCTTTCGCTGACAGCGCCGCGCGCGACGGTGCGATCGACGCCCTGCGCATTGCGCTGACGCCGATTCAGGAATAA
- a CDS encoding cytochrome b gives MSKFMDWVDARFPATKMWEDHLSKYYAPKNFNFFYFFGSLALLVLVNQIVTGVWLTMSYTPSAEEAFASVEYIMRDVEYGSILRLLHSTGASAFFIVVYLHMFRGLLYGSYQKPRELVWVFGMLIYLALMAEAFMGYLLPWGQMSYWGAQVIISLFGAIPVIGNDLTQWIRGDYLISGITLNRFFALHVVALPIVILGLVVLHILALHEVGSNNPDGVDIKKHKDENGVPLDGIAFHPYYTVKDIVGVVVFLFIFCSIVFFFPEMGGYFLEKPNFEVANAFKTPEHIAPVWYFTPFYAILRAVPDKLFGVIAMGAAIAVLFVLPWLDRSPVKSMRYKGWLSKIWLWVFCISFVILGVLGVLAPTPERTLLSQVCTFLYFAYFILMPFYTRLEKTKPVPERVTG, from the coding sequence ATGAGCAAGTTCATGGATTGGGTTGATGCGCGCTTTCCCGCGACCAAAATGTGGGAAGACCATCTCAGCAAATATTACGCGCCAAAAAACTTCAACTTCTTCTACTTCTTCGGCTCCCTGGCTTTGCTGGTGCTGGTCAACCAGATCGTCACTGGTGTCTGGCTGACCATGAGCTACACCCCGTCGGCGGAAGAAGCGTTCGCTTCCGTCGAATACATCATGCGCGATGTCGAGTACGGCTCGATCCTGCGTCTTCTGCACTCCACCGGCGCTTCGGCGTTCTTCATCGTGGTCTATCTGCACATGTTCCGTGGCTTGCTCTACGGTTCGTACCAGAAACCGCGCGAGTTGGTGTGGGTCTTCGGCATGCTGATCTACCTGGCGCTGATGGCTGAAGCCTTCATGGGTTACCTGCTGCCGTGGGGCCAGATGTCCTACTGGGGCGCCCAGGTGATCATCTCGCTGTTCGGTGCGATCCCGGTCATCGGCAACGACCTGACCCAGTGGATCCGTGGTGACTACCTGATTTCCGGTATTACCCTGAACCGCTTCTTCGCCCTGCATGTGGTTGCGTTGCCGATCGTGATTCTCGGTCTGGTGGTACTGCACATTCTGGCGCTGCACGAAGTGGGCTCGAACAACCCGGACGGTGTGGACATCAAGAAGCACAAGGATGAAAACGGCGTACCGCTGGACGGCATTGCCTTCCACCCGTACTACACCGTGAAGGATATCGTCGGCGTGGTGGTGTTCCTGTTCATCTTCTGTTCGATCGTGTTCTTCTTCCCGGAAATGGGCGGTTACTTCCTCGAGAAGCCGAACTTTGAAGTGGCGAACGCCTTCAAGACCCCTGAGCACATCGCTCCGGTCTGGTACTTCACCCCGTTCTACGCGATTTTGCGTGCGGTTCCGGACAAGCTCTTCGGTGTTATCGCCATGGGTGCGGCCATCGCAGTGCTGTTCGTGCTGCCGTGGCTGGATCGCAGCCCGGTCAAGTCGATGCGCTACAAAGGCTGGCTGAGCAAGATCTGGCTCTGGGTATTCTGCATTTCGTTCGTGATCCTGGGTGTTCTGGGCGTATTGGCGCCTACCCCTGAGCGTACGTTGCTGTCGCAGGTATGTACCTTCCTGTATTTCGCTTACTTCATTCTGATGCCGTTCTATACCCGGCTCGAGAAGACCAAACCGGTTCCGGAAAGGGTGACTGGCTGA
- the rpsI gene encoding 30S ribosomal protein S9 — MSATQNYGTGRRKTATARVFLRPGTGKISINNRSLDTFFGRETARMVVRQPLELTETVEKFDIYVTVIGGGVSGQAGAIRHGITRALMDYDETLRSSLRKAGFVTRDAREVERKKVGLRKARKRPQYSKR, encoded by the coding sequence ATGTCGGCGACTCAAAATTACGGCACTGGCCGTCGCAAGACCGCAACCGCACGCGTTTTCCTGCGTCCGGGCACTGGTAAAATCTCCATCAACAACCGTTCGCTGGATACCTTCTTCGGCCGCGAAACTGCCCGCATGGTAGTTCGTCAGCCGCTGGAGCTGACCGAGACTGTCGAGAAATTCGACATCTACGTCACCGTGATCGGCGGTGGTGTAAGTGGCCAGGCTGGCGCAATCCGCCACGGTATCACTCGCGCCCTGATGGACTACGACGAAACTCTGCGCAGCTCGCTGCGTAAAGCTGGCTTCGTAACCCGCGATGCACGTGAAGTTGAACGTAAGAAAGTTGGTCTGCGTAAAGCGCGTAAGCGTCCGCAGTACTCGAAGCGTTAA